Genomic segment of Hydra vulgaris chromosome 08, alternate assembly HydraT2T_AEP:
ATTTTCTGCTGACATAAAATATGTAAGATATATTTTCTATGGACATACtttgacataattttatatCTGAATTATTTGCTGTTTGATATTCTTGAAGATAAAATCAATCTAACAAATTAATTGCGAATTTCAACTTAATTTACAGAGTTaagtaaaaatagtttaacaaatttgttgcttttttgcaatcaattatgcttcataaaacttttactttaaaccCTATAAGCAAATATCAGTTGTTTCATAAAGGTCTTTTTCTGCCCTTTTTAGCGATGTATCATTTGATAGTATTGACTAATATTGGCAtttattgacttattttttgattatgaCTTATTTATTGATTATGACTAATATTGACATTGATAGTATTGACTAATATTGACATTTGATAGTATTGACTAATATTGAATAGTATTGAGGCATCATTTGATAGTATTTGATAGTATTGATTAGTATTAATTAGTATTGGCGCTTTCCCTTATTAGCATGTAAAAACCATCTCAAGTTGAGTTTTTATTACTGAAAGTGGTTTTTATAAGTATGactaaacttaaaattatttctttaattaaaataataataaacaaaaaactttttcagttatttttaagtattagtTGATCCTGAAAAAGATTTCATTATGAAAAATTGAATTCAAAAGATTCTATGAAAAAAACGGTTCAcagaatttcaaaaaattcgtgccaaattaaattcatttaagcTGAAGAATTTGAAATACTTCACCAAAGTTATATTCAGTTCATTAAATTCATAATAGGAAGACTAACcggtaataatttaaaactaattacgaataatatacttttagttataataattatgatttatttaacaatagaATAATTGACAATTGCATTATAACAGCATAATTAACTGCCATAAACTTGCATAAAATGTTTTGAGTGAAATATATAttggaataattatttttttcgttttcctTACgatttaaagtcaaaaatagaGAATAATTTATTGAATGAATCaactattagttaaaaataactaaaaatgtttttttttaaatattattttaatcaagagaataattttaagtttattaataaaaaccattttcagTAATAAAAACTCAGCTTGAGATGGTTTTTACATTCTAATAAGAGAAATCGCCAATACTAATCCATACTAATCAATACTATCAAATACTATCAAATACTATCAAATACTATCAAATGATGCATCAATACTAGTCGATACTCTTAAATGGTACATCGCTAAAAATACTTTATCGATACTATCAAATGATACATCGCTAAAAAGGGCAGAAAAAGACCTTTATGAAACAAAAGATATTTGCTTATaggatttaaaataaaagttttatgaagcataacacaggtcaacaaaaacaaaatttttttttatgtaggatttcttattttgatttcaaatatgcaactcattttttaccatcacgtcaagttgtaaatatattttcaaatcttTAGAATTTGGGGTAAAGTCCCTAATATTgtcgaaaaaaaagttgttcaaaagtatgtcaacctgagTCTCAAAAGAAGAGtattttcatagagattttaaagatgttattcgtttgtaataaaagtaagtaatttttgtattattgctgaaaaacattttgttgacatttttttaagagtcttaagcattttttcaaataatttttttgccaaaaaattttgaggaaaaatttttatgttttctaaaatctCTATACTATCTTCTAAAATACGCTTTTTTTGAGACCCAagttgacatacttttgaacaactttttttttgacaatattaggGACTTTACCCCAAATATTAAAGATCTGAACCCAAATATCTTTATAACTTGGCGTGATGgtaaaaaatgagtttcatatttgaaatcaaaatgtgAAATGCAATCCAAAAAGCAAATTGTTTGCTCGgcacctgaaaaaaaaattttttttgttgaccttcaattattattgattgcaaaaaagcaacaaatttgttaaactatttttacttAACTCTGTAAATTAAGTTGAAATGCGCAATAAATTTGTTAGATTGATTTTTTCTTCAAGAATATCAAACAGCAAATAATTCAGatataaaattatgtcaaaataTGTCCATAGAAAATATATCTTACATATTTTATGTCAGCAGAAAATAATTCAGacataaaaatatgtcaaaatatgTCGATAGAAAATATGTCTGACATATTTTATGTCAGCAGAAAATAATTCAGACATGAAATTATGTCAAAATATGTCGACAGAAAAAATGTCTGACATATTTTATGTCAGCAGAAAATAATTCAGAcataaaattatgtcaaaataTGTCGATAGAAAATATGTCTGACTATTTTATGTCAGCAGAAAATAATTCAGACATAAAAATATGTCAAGATATGTCAATGGAAAATATGTCTGACATATTTTATGTCAGCAGAAAATAATTCAGAcataaaattatgtcaaaataTGTCAATCGAAAATACGTGGGACATATTTTATGTCGGCAGAAAATATGTCTGAAAATATGTCGACAGATCTGCCAGACATATTATGTCGTAACaactctgtatatatatatatatatatatatatatatatatatatatatatatatatatatattattattattattattattattattattattattattatgtatatattgttattatatatatatatatatatatatatatatatatatatatatatatatatatatatatatatatatatatatatatatatatatatatatatatatatatatatatatattaatatatatatgggaCGTTACGTGCCAAAGCCTTAATTATCACCTTGTTCACTCCTCAGTCTCTCTTGTTTCTATTTTGCTTCTCTAACtttgtttcatcaaaaatattcattataatttgaaaattaatcataattgaataataattctaattttatttcttttaattgagTAATATAAAGTAGGTTACTGAATATTCAGTGAACCCTGTCCTTCGTCAATTCCAACTGTAATAATGGCTTTCATAGGATCTAATCCACGTAGGGAGCAGATTTCTTGAACAAGTCTGGTGAGATCTTCATtgtatacattatttttcagCACTGAGATTTCAAGTTCATCTTCCTttccatttaatttaatttttttgtaactgtaaaACTTATCAAGAGCATGAGACCGCTTCATAACCGTAGCAATTGAATTCATTTCAACACTTAATTGTGAAATACCATACTGTAAACAATgtgatatattaaatattatagtttttttgaaaaaaaaaaagttaatgccgtttaaattatgttataaagtATTTAGACAACTAAACGACCAAGTTCTTTTTGTAAATCTCTAAGAGTATCACGAACAACATTTTTAAGCAGATCATGATTTTTCTTGATATCAAATATTGTAACAGTAGAgactactttatttttttggagCTTTTGTTTTAGTACTACAGGTAAGAGAGATCCTcctaaaattagaataaaatattgcaataagccatttatttaagtcaataaataagaaaataaataaaatctaccaGTGGATAATTGTAATGATTTTTCATTCTtaacaagaaactttaaaaCAGTTGAGGTTATTTGCTCTGACATCTTTTCATCCTTGGAAAGAACAAGATTCTTGGCATTTTGAACAGCTGATGTTCTCGTGCATAGGTGCCTAATGCCCATTCCAACTAGTTGAAAACAATTTGTCCAGAATGAGTTTAATCTTTCAATGCGGAGATTTTCATTTGACTTAATGATATAATctcttaagttaaaaatcttgtgGCTGCGCTTGTCTGATATCATAAAACAAATTGGACATAAGCGTTGACCCTCAGTTGGAGCAATCCTTCCTACCTTTATAAGTAACTCCCTTCCACTTTTCCAAAcctcttctttcatttttacaGGCTTTCCTTGCTGTGAACAAGACTATTtgtattattagtaaaatattttagaaaaagtttattaaatataaaaaaatatttataaaatataataacctTTTTGGCAT
This window contains:
- the LOC136084373 gene encoding uncharacterized protein LOC136084373; protein product: MKEEVWKSGRELLIKVGRIAPTEGQRLCPICFMISDKRSHKIFNLRDYIIKSNENLRIERLNSFWTNCFQLVGMGIRHLCTRTSAVQNAKNLVLSKDEKMSEQITSTVLKFLVKNEKSLQLSTGGSLLPVVLKQKLQKNKVVSTVTIFDIKKNHDLLKNVVRDTLRDLQKELGRLVV